A genomic segment from Pyxidicoccus trucidator encodes:
- the recO gene encoding DNA repair protein RecO, which produces MERFDDDALVLSTMDYGEADRLVTLLTREHGKLTAFAAGARKSKRRFAGALEPFMRLRVHIVETRGSTVRLDSADIVSGYYAAREDLSLIARALYAVELCRELTRDHEPHPELFLLLEEYLVRLDAKEAGPTSLLAFELSALAHAGLMPRFDTCTLCGGAPGERPRFDQAHGGAVCEPCGGRARESVAVPVALLSGLRALQEGQRTPLPADLRARARGLLNVFISHHLGRRLKSVDFMAQVGLD; this is translated from the coding sequence ATGGAGCGTTTCGACGATGACGCGCTCGTGCTGTCCACCATGGACTACGGGGAGGCGGATCGGCTCGTCACCCTGCTGACGCGTGAGCACGGAAAGCTGACGGCCTTCGCCGCCGGGGCCCGCAAGAGCAAGCGGCGCTTCGCGGGCGCGCTGGAGCCGTTCATGCGGCTGCGCGTGCACATCGTCGAGACGCGCGGCAGCACCGTGCGGCTGGACTCGGCGGACATCGTGTCGGGCTACTACGCGGCGCGGGAGGACCTGTCCCTCATCGCCCGCGCGCTGTACGCGGTGGAGCTGTGCCGCGAGCTGACGAGAGATCATGAGCCGCACCCGGAGCTGTTCCTCCTCCTGGAGGAGTACCTCGTCCGGCTGGACGCGAAGGAGGCCGGGCCCACGTCGCTGCTCGCCTTCGAGCTGTCCGCGCTGGCGCACGCCGGGCTGATGCCGCGCTTCGACACCTGCACGCTGTGCGGCGGAGCACCCGGCGAGCGGCCCCGCTTCGACCAGGCCCACGGCGGCGCGGTGTGCGAGCCCTGTGGCGGCCGCGCGCGCGAGTCGGTGGCGGTGCCGGTGGCGCTGCTGTCGGGCCTGCGCGCGCTGCAGGAGGGCCAGCGCACGCCGCTGCCCGCGGACCTGCGCGCCCGGGCGCGCGGCCTGCTCAACGTCTTCATCTCCCACCACCTCGGCCGGCGCCTCAAGAGCGTGGACTTCATGGCCCAGGTGGGCCTGGACTGA
- a CDS encoding helix-turn-helix domain-containing protein, producing the protein MDHVEFGKYLSQQRELRGLSRDDVARETKIPPTLIAALEAGQVERLPSRIFVVNYIKAYAHVIGMSPEEAVLRYEEVDKSVPAPSPVQLEQERRKRAYVGLSVLVGALLLGVYLFLVLSGKLPSPLMR; encoded by the coding sequence GTGGACCACGTCGAATTCGGCAAGTACCTCAGCCAGCAGAGGGAGCTTCGGGGGCTCTCGCGCGATGACGTCGCGCGGGAGACGAAGATTCCTCCCACCCTCATCGCGGCCCTGGAGGCCGGGCAGGTGGAGCGGCTGCCCTCGCGCATCTTCGTGGTGAACTACATCAAGGCGTACGCGCACGTCATCGGCATGTCCCCCGAGGAGGCGGTGCTCCGCTACGAGGAGGTGGACAAGTCGGTGCCGGCGCCGTCGCCGGTGCAGTTGGAGCAGGAGCGGCGCAAGCGGGCGTACGTGGGGTTGAGCGTGCTGGTGGGGGCCCTGCTGCTGGGCGTGTACCTGTTCCTCGTGCTGAGCGGGAAGCTTCCCTCCCCGCTCATGCGTTGA